In the genome of Pseudomonas protegens, one region contains:
- a CDS encoding MFS transporter, protein MGHSPATPNKTSAVILLLTMTLLGVFPLDVILPSFPALAERFNTSSADIALSVSLFAIGLSFSLMVVGPLSDSLGRKKLLLAGMAVAIAGALGCMAATEYRWFLLFRVVQAVGCGCFVLSQALVQDLFVGRQQERLRIALVTASGIFISLSPLLGTWLQAHLGWQGSFEVFVGLGLLVILKAWVLLENTPGTATRQRNILAAYRLVFADLSFVGYWLISALAFACHFSFIVISPLIFMEQLQLTPYQYALALLLYGAAYVVGGAGAGVMNRYLQASTQIVTGLGLIALSGLLMLLLQRFELSVATVLVPMIVCTAGTTITRPVATSRAMGIFPHNAGTSASAGNMLIFVSGGLISAFINLSASNLVMALGLCFLGLSAIALGLNSLVNRRYQDACV, encoded by the coding sequence ATGGGCCACTCCCCCGCCACCCCGAACAAGACCTCGGCGGTCATTCTGCTGCTGACCATGACCCTGCTCGGGGTCTTCCCGCTGGACGTGATCCTCCCCTCCTTTCCCGCCCTGGCCGAACGCTTCAATACCTCCAGCGCCGATATCGCGCTGTCCGTCAGTCTGTTCGCCATTGGCTTGTCGTTTTCCCTGATGGTGGTCGGGCCGCTGTCAGACTCCCTGGGGCGCAAGAAGCTGCTACTGGCAGGCATGGCCGTGGCCATCGCCGGAGCGCTGGGCTGCATGGCCGCCACCGAGTACCGGTGGTTCCTGCTGTTTCGCGTGGTTCAGGCCGTGGGTTGCGGCTGCTTCGTGCTGTCCCAGGCGCTGGTGCAGGACCTGTTCGTCGGCCGCCAGCAGGAGCGCCTGCGCATCGCCCTGGTCACCGCCAGCGGCATCTTCATTTCCCTGTCACCGCTGCTGGGCACCTGGCTGCAGGCTCACCTGGGCTGGCAGGGCAGCTTCGAGGTGTTCGTCGGCCTCGGCCTGCTGGTCATCCTCAAGGCCTGGGTCCTGCTGGAGAACACCCCAGGCACGGCGACGCGCCAGAGGAACATCCTCGCGGCCTACCGACTGGTGTTTGCCGACCTGTCGTTCGTCGGCTACTGGCTGATCTCGGCGCTGGCCTTCGCCTGCCATTTTTCGTTCATCGTCATTTCACCGCTGATTTTCATGGAGCAGTTGCAGCTCACGCCCTACCAGTACGCCCTGGCGCTGCTGCTGTATGGCGCGGCCTATGTGGTGGGTGGTGCCGGCGCCGGGGTGATGAACCGCTACCTGCAGGCCAGCACCCAGATCGTCACCGGGCTGGGGCTGATCGCCCTGTCCGGCCTGCTGATGCTGCTGTTGCAGCGGTTCGAGCTGTCCGTCGCCACGGTCCTGGTGCCGATGATCGTCTGCACCGCCGGCACCACCATCACCCGCCCGGTGGCGACCTCGCGGGCCATGGGGATCTTCCCGCACAACGCCGGAACCTCGGCTTCGGCGGGCAACATGCTGATCTTTGTCTCTGGCGGCCTGATCAGCGCGTTCATCAACCTGAGCGCCAGCAACCTGGTGATGGCGCTGGGGCTGTGCTTCCTGGGGCTGAGTGCCATTGCCCTGGGCCTGAACAGCCTGGTCAATCGTCGCTATCAGGACGCTTGCGTCTGA
- a CDS encoding class I SAM-dependent rRNA methyltransferase yields the protein MSLPSLRLKANADRRLRAGHLWVYSNEIDVAATPLHGFKAGDQAVLEAAGGKPLGVVAMSPNNLICARLLSRDAKLALDKSLLVHRLNVALSLRERLFDKPFYRLVYGDSDLLPGLVVDRFGDILVVQLASATMEQHKDDVIAALVQVLKPSGILFKNDSAARDAEGLGRYVETVFGLVPEWVALEENGVKFEAPVMEGQKTGWFYDHRMNRARLAPYAKGKRVLDLFSYIGGWGVQAGVFGASEVFCVDASGFALDGVERNAALNGIAEKVTCVEGDVFEALKELKAAEERFDVIVADPPAFIKRKKDLKNGEGAYRRLNEQAMRLLSKDGILVSASCSMHLPEDDLQNILLTSARHLDRNIQLLERGGQGPDHPVHPAIPETRYIKSITCRLLPNS from the coding sequence ATGTCCCTGCCAAGCCTGCGCCTCAAAGCCAACGCCGATCGCCGCCTGCGCGCCGGCCACCTGTGGGTCTACAGCAACGAAATCGATGTAGCCGCCACCCCTCTGCACGGCTTCAAGGCAGGCGACCAGGCGGTGCTGGAAGCCGCCGGCGGCAAGCCCCTGGGCGTCGTCGCCATGAGCCCGAACAACCTGATCTGCGCCCGCCTGCTGTCGCGCGATGCCAAGCTGGCCCTGGACAAGTCGCTGCTGGTGCATCGCCTGAACGTGGCCCTGTCCCTGCGCGAGCGCCTGTTCGACAAGCCGTTCTACCGCCTGGTGTACGGCGATTCCGACCTGCTGCCGGGCCTGGTGGTCGATCGGTTCGGCGACATCCTGGTGGTCCAGCTGGCCTCGGCCACCATGGAACAGCACAAGGACGACGTGATCGCCGCCCTGGTCCAGGTGCTCAAGCCCAGCGGCATCCTGTTCAAGAACGACTCCGCCGCCCGCGACGCCGAAGGCCTGGGCCGCTACGTCGAAACCGTGTTCGGCCTGGTGCCGGAGTGGGTCGCCCTGGAAGAGAACGGCGTGAAGTTCGAAGCCCCGGTGATGGAAGGCCAGAAGACCGGCTGGTTCTACGACCACCGCATGAACCGCGCACGCCTGGCGCCTTACGCCAAGGGCAAGCGGGTACTGGACCTGTTCAGCTACATCGGTGGCTGGGGCGTGCAGGCCGGGGTGTTCGGCGCCAGTGAAGTGTTCTGCGTCGACGCCTCGGGCTTTGCCCTCGACGGCGTGGAGCGCAACGCCGCGCTCAATGGCATCGCCGAGAAAGTCACCTGCGTCGAAGGCGACGTGTTCGAAGCCCTGAAAGAGCTGAAGGCCGCCGAAGAACGCTTTGACGTGATCGTTGCCGACCCGCCCGCCTTCATCAAACGCAAGAAAGACCTGAAGAACGGCGAAGGCGCCTACCGCCGCCTCAACGAACAGGCCATGCGCCTCTTGAGCAAGGACGGCATCCTGGTCAGCGCTTCGTGCTCGATGCACCTGCCCGAGGACGATCTGCAGAACATCCTGCTGACCAGCGCCCGTCACCTGGACCGCAACATCCAGCTGCTGGAACGCGGCGGCCAGGGCCCGGATCACCCGGTGCACCCGGCCATCCCGGAAACCCGCTACATCAAGAGCATCACCTGCCGCCTGCTGCCCAACAGCTGA
- a CDS encoding HDOD domain-containing protein encodes MPPQPQIMVDLQMEQYMPDPDLEVIAKLISQDPGLSGALLKIVNSPYYGLTNKIASIQRAVNLLGSRSIINLINAQSIKGEMSDETIVTLNRFWDTAQDVAMTCLTLAKRTGSQAVDEAYALGLFHDCGVPLMLKRFPDYMAVLEEAYGSAGPERRVVDTENRAFNTNHAVVGYYTAKSWRLPEHVTNAIANHHNALAIFSDESSRNSQLKNLLAILKMAEHICASYRVLGNQTQDLEWNSIGHLILDYVGLSDYDFENLKETVRELGAH; translated from the coding sequence GTGCCGCCTCAACCGCAAATCATGGTGGATTTGCAGATGGAGCAGTACATGCCCGATCCCGACCTGGAAGTGATTGCCAAGCTGATATCCCAGGACCCGGGCCTGTCCGGCGCACTGCTGAAGATCGTCAACTCGCCGTATTACGGGTTGACCAACAAGATCGCCTCGATCCAGCGCGCGGTGAACCTCTTGGGCAGCCGCTCGATCATCAACCTGATCAATGCGCAGTCGATCAAGGGCGAGATGAGCGATGAAACCATCGTCACCCTCAACCGCTTCTGGGACACCGCCCAGGATGTGGCCATGACCTGCCTGACCCTGGCCAAGCGCACCGGCTCGCAAGCGGTGGACGAAGCCTACGCCCTGGGTCTGTTCCATGATTGCGGCGTGCCGCTGATGCTCAAGCGCTTCCCCGACTACATGGCGGTGCTGGAAGAAGCCTACGGCAGCGCCGGACCGGAGCGGCGGGTGGTGGACACGGAAAACCGTGCCTTCAACACCAATCACGCGGTGGTCGGCTACTACACCGCCAAGTCCTGGCGCCTGCCGGAACACGTGACCAACGCCATCGCCAATCACCACAATGCCCTGGCGATCTTCAGCGACGAGTCGTCGCGCAACAGCCAGCTGAAGAACCTGCTGGCGATCCTGAAGATGGCCGAGCACATCTGTGCCTCGTATCGAGTGCTGGGCAACCAGACCCAGGACTTGGAGTGGAACAGCATCGGCCACCTGATTCTCGATTACGTCGGTCTGTCGGACTACGACTTCGAGAACCTCAAGGAAACCGTGCGCGAGCTGGGCGCACACTGA
- the mutM gene encoding bifunctional DNA-formamidopyrimidine glycosylase/DNA-(apurinic or apyrimidinic site) lyase, whose amino-acid sequence MPELPEVETTRRGIAPHLEGQKVSRVIVRDRRLRWPIPEDLDVRLSGQRIVQVDRRAKYLLINAEVGTLISHLGMSGNLRLVEIGQPAAKHEHVDIELESGLALRYTDPRRFGAMLWSLDPLNHELLARLGPEPLTDLFDGERLFQLSRGRSMAVKPFIMDNAVVVGVGNIYATEALFAAGIDPRREAKGISRTRYVQLAIEIKRILAAAIERGGTTLRDFIGGDGQPGYFQQELFVYGRGGEHCKVCGTGLREIKLGQRASVYCPRCQR is encoded by the coding sequence ATGCCTGAATTACCGGAAGTCGAAACCACCCGGCGCGGGATCGCGCCGCACCTGGAAGGCCAGAAGGTCAGCCGGGTGATTGTCCGTGACCGGCGCTTGCGCTGGCCGATTCCCGAGGATCTGGACGTGCGCCTGTCCGGGCAGCGGATTGTTCAGGTGGACCGCCGGGCCAAGTACCTGCTGATCAACGCCGAAGTCGGCACCCTCATCAGTCATCTGGGCATGTCGGGCAATCTGCGCCTGGTGGAGATCGGCCAGCCGGCGGCCAAGCATGAACATGTGGATATCGAACTGGAGTCGGGCCTGGCCCTGCGCTACACCGACCCGCGCCGGTTTGGCGCCATGCTCTGGAGCCTGGACCCGCTGAACCACGAGCTGCTGGCGCGCCTGGGGCCGGAGCCGCTGACCGATCTGTTCGACGGCGAGCGCCTGTTCCAGCTGTCCCGCGGCCGCTCCATGGCGGTCAAGCCGTTCATCATGGACAACGCGGTGGTGGTGGGGGTGGGCAACATCTACGCGACCGAGGCACTGTTTGCCGCGGGCATCGATCCGCGTCGTGAGGCCAAGGGCATTTCCCGGACCCGCTATGTGCAGCTGGCGATCGAGATCAAGCGCATCCTGGCGGCGGCCATCGAGCGGGGCGGCACCACCTTGCGCGACTTTATCGGCGGCGACGGTCAGCCGGGCTACTTCCAGCAGGAACTGTTCGTCTACGGCCGTGGCGGGGAGCACTGCAAGGTCTGCGGCACGGGGCTGCGGGAAATCAAGCTGGGCCAGCGGGCCAGCGTCTATTGCCCGCGTTGCCAGCGCTGA
- a CDS encoding YfhL family 4Fe-4S dicluster ferredoxin, protein MSLIITDDCINCDVCEPECPNAAISQGEEIYVIDPNLCTQCVGHYDEPQCQQVCPVDCIPLDENRPETEEELMAKYRKITGKA, encoded by the coding sequence ATGTCCCTGATCATCACCGACGATTGCATCAACTGCGACGTCTGCGAACCCGAGTGCCCTAACGCGGCGATTTCCCAAGGCGAAGAGATCTACGTCATCGATCCGAACCTGTGCACCCAGTGCGTCGGCCACTACGACGAGCCGCAGTGCCAGCAGGTGTGCCCGGTGGATTGCATTCCGCTGGACGAGAACCGTCCGGAAACCGAAGAAGAGTTGATGGCCAAGTACCGGAAGATCACCGGCAAGGCTTGA
- the coaD gene encoding pantetheine-phosphate adenylyltransferase yields the protein MNRVLYPGTFDPITKGHGDLVERASRLFDHVIIAVAASPKKNPLFPLEQRVELAREVTKHLPNVEVVGFSTLLAHFAKEQNANVFLRGLRAVSDFEYEFQLANMNRQLAPDVESLFLTPSERYSFISSTLVREIAALGGDITKFVHPAVADALTLRFKK from the coding sequence ATGAACCGAGTGTTGTACCCAGGTACCTTCGACCCTATTACCAAGGGCCACGGCGATCTGGTCGAGCGCGCCTCGCGGCTGTTCGACCACGTGATCATCGCCGTTGCCGCCAGCCCCAAGAAAAACCCGCTGTTCCCTCTGGAGCAGCGCGTGGAACTGGCGCGCGAGGTGACCAAGCACCTGCCCAACGTTGAAGTCGTCGGCTTCTCCACGTTGCTGGCGCATTTCGCCAAGGAGCAGAACGCCAATGTGTTCCTGCGCGGCCTGCGGGCGGTTTCGGACTTCGAATACGAATTCCAGCTGGCCAACATGAACCGCCAACTGGCGCCGGACGTGGAAAGCCTGTTCCTCACCCCGTCGGAGCGCTACTCGTTCATTTCCTCGACGCTGGTTCGTGAAATCGCTGCCCTGGGCGGTGATATCACCAAGTTCGTGCACCCGGCGGTCGCCGACGCGCTGACCCTGCGCTTCAAGAAATAA
- a CDS encoding GMC family oxidoreductase: MPVPDLFREGLNRGWKTYNGSQLEQDLTLEADVAIIGSGAGGGTTAEILSAAGYKVLLIEEGPLKTSDDFKMLEDQAYTSLYQEGIGRMSKDGAITILQGRAVGGTTLINWTSSFRTPDPTLEHWAREHGVVGHSSAEMAPWFEKMEQRLGVAPWAMPPNANNDVIRKGCEALGYSWHVIPRNVRGCWNLGYCGLGCPTNAKQSMLVTTIPATLEKGGELLYLARAERLQIKDDKVTGLQCQAMDARCVTPTGRTITVKARHYVLAGGGINSPALLLRSDAPDPHSRLGKRTFLHLVNFSAGQFDEVINPFYGAPQSIYSDHFQWQDGTTGKMSYKLEVPPLQPALASTLLGGFGPESGLSMEQLPHTHAMLALLRDGFHPDSTGGNVELRGDGTPVLDYQVSPYAWDGLRRAFHSMAEIQFAGGAKAVKPLHSDARFAKTLNEVRAQIDGLDLALYRTRLGSAHVMGGCAMGEDPKIAVTDSLGRHHQLHNLSIHDGSLFPTSIGANPQLSVYGLTAQLATALAERLKTA; the protein is encoded by the coding sequence ATGCCCGTACCTGATCTGTTCCGCGAAGGCCTGAACCGTGGCTGGAAAACCTACAACGGCTCGCAACTGGAGCAGGACCTGACCCTGGAAGCCGATGTCGCCATCATCGGTAGCGGCGCCGGTGGCGGCACCACCGCCGAAATCCTCAGCGCCGCCGGCTACAAGGTGCTGTTGATCGAGGAAGGCCCGCTCAAGACCAGCGACGACTTCAAGATGCTTGAGGACCAGGCCTATACCAGCCTCTATCAGGAAGGCATCGGGCGCATGAGCAAGGACGGCGCCATCACCATCCTCCAGGGTCGCGCCGTGGGCGGCACCACCCTGATCAACTGGACCTCGAGCTTTCGCACCCCCGACCCGACCCTGGAGCACTGGGCCCGGGAACACGGGGTGGTGGGCCACAGCTCGGCCGAGATGGCGCCCTGGTTCGAAAAGATGGAACAGCGCCTGGGCGTGGCGCCCTGGGCCATGCCGCCCAACGCCAACAACGACGTGATCCGCAAGGGCTGCGAAGCCCTGGGCTACAGCTGGCATGTGATTCCGCGCAACGTGCGCGGCTGCTGGAACCTGGGCTATTGCGGCCTGGGCTGCCCGACCAACGCCAAGCAGTCGATGCTGGTGACCACCATTCCGGCAACCCTGGAAAAAGGCGGCGAGCTGCTGTACCTGGCCCGGGCCGAGCGCCTGCAGATCAAGGATGACAAGGTCACCGGCTTGCAATGCCAGGCCATGGACGCCCGCTGCGTAACGCCCACCGGGCGCACCATCACGGTCAAGGCCCGGCATTACGTGCTGGCCGGCGGCGGCATCAACAGCCCGGCCCTGCTGCTGCGTTCCGATGCCCCGGACCCGCATTCGCGGCTGGGCAAGCGCACCTTCCTGCACCTGGTGAACTTCTCCGCCGGGCAGTTCGACGAGGTGATCAACCCGTTCTACGGCGCGCCGCAATCGATTTACTCCGACCACTTCCAGTGGCAGGACGGCACCACCGGCAAGATGTCCTACAAGCTCGAAGTGCCGCCCCTGCAACCGGCGCTGGCCAGCACCCTGCTGGGCGGTTTCGGCCCCGAGAGCGGGCTGTCCATGGAGCAACTGCCACATACCCACGCGATGCTGGCCCTGCTGCGGGACGGCTTCCACCCCGACAGCACCGGCGGCAACGTCGAGCTGCGCGGCGATGGCACCCCGGTGCTCGACTATCAAGTCTCGCCCTACGCCTGGGACGGCCTGCGCCGGGCCTTCCACAGCATGGCGGAGATCCAGTTCGCCGGTGGCGCCAAGGCGGTCAAGCCGCTGCACAGCGATGCGCGCTTCGCCAAGACCCTCAACGAAGTGCGGGCGCAAATCGACGGCCTGGACCTGGCCCTGTACCGCACCCGCCTGGGCAGCGCCCACGTGATGGGCGGCTGCGCCATGGGCGAAGACCCGAAAATCGCCGTGACCGACAGCCTCGGACGCCACCATCAACTGCACAACCTGTCGATCCATGATGGCTCGCTGTTCCCCACCAGCATCGGCGCCAACCCGCAGCTGTCGGTGTACGGCCTGACGGCGCAACTGGCCACGGCCCTGGCGGAGCGTTTGAAAACGGCGTGA
- a CDS encoding twin-arginine translocation pathway signal protein translates to MTPSLYETPALSRRGLLKIGLCASAFLATAGLGASLSGCSASTPASGFSMLRSNDLPFLRALIPVMLEGAVAADKMPAAVEGTLASLDNALNHLSTEMFKLTQQLFDVLGMAVTRGPLTGIWGSWENASTEDIRNFLSRWENSFLALLRMGHASLLQLVMMAWYTRPESWGHCGYPGPPKV, encoded by the coding sequence ATGACCCCTAGCCTGTATGAAACACCCGCGCTGTCACGGCGCGGCCTGCTGAAAATCGGCCTCTGCGCCAGCGCCTTCCTGGCCACCGCCGGGCTCGGCGCCAGCCTCAGCGGTTGCTCCGCCAGTACCCCTGCCAGTGGCTTCAGCATGCTGCGCAGCAATGACCTGCCGTTTTTGCGGGCGCTGATTCCGGTGATGCTCGAAGGCGCGGTGGCGGCGGACAAGATGCCCGCCGCCGTCGAGGGCACCCTGGCCAGCCTGGACAACGCCCTCAATCACCTGTCGACCGAGATGTTCAAGCTCACCCAGCAGTTGTTCGATGTGCTGGGCATGGCGGTGACCCGCGGCCCGCTGACGGGGATCTGGGGCAGTTGGGAAAACGCCAGCACGGAAGACATCCGCAACTTTCTCAGCCGTTGGGAAAACAGCTTCCTGGCCCTGCTGCGCATGGGTCATGCCTCGTTGCTGCAACTGGTGATGATGGCCTGGTACACCCGGCCTGAGTCTTGGGGCCATTGCGGTTATCCCGGGCCACCGAAGGTCTGA
- a CDS encoding coniferyl aldehyde dehydrogenase: MSAEIAYLQDSLQQQDALQTLFEAQRRAFAANPMPPAAQRQQWLKSLHDLLNSERQALIDAISQDFSNRSADETLLAELMPSLHGIHYARKHLSKWMKPSRRAVGLAFQPASAKVVYQPLGVVGVIVPWNYPLYLCMGPLVGALAAGNRVMLKLSESTPATGQLLKQLLARVFPEDLVCVVLGEAEVGMAFSKLRFDHLLFTGATSIGKHVMRAAAENLTPVTLELGGKSPAIVSHSVPLKDAAERIAFGKTLNAGQTCVAPDYVLVPEERVGAFVEAYRQVVRGFFPTLADNPDYTAIINQRQLNRLNGYLSDATSKGALLVPLFEQSQERRLGHSLLLNVTDDMSVMQDEIFGPILPIVPYKTLDQALAYITQRPRPLALYYFGYDKAEQQRVLNETHSGGVCLNDTLLHVAQDDLPFGGIGPSGMGHYHGHEGFLTFSKAKGVFIKQRFNAARLIYPPYGKSIQKLIQKLFIR, from the coding sequence ATGTCTGCCGAAATCGCCTACCTGCAGGATTCCCTTCAGCAACAGGACGCGCTGCAAACACTGTTCGAAGCCCAGCGCCGGGCCTTTGCCGCCAACCCCATGCCGCCCGCCGCGCAGCGCCAGCAATGGCTCAAGTCGCTGCACGATCTGCTCAACAGCGAGCGCCAGGCGCTGATCGACGCCATCAGCCAGGACTTCAGCAACCGCAGCGCCGATGAAACCCTGCTGGCCGAGCTGATGCCCAGCCTGCACGGCATCCACTACGCCCGCAAACACCTGAGCAAATGGATGAAGCCGTCCCGCCGCGCCGTGGGCCTGGCCTTCCAGCCGGCCTCGGCCAAGGTGGTCTACCAGCCCCTGGGGGTGGTCGGGGTGATCGTGCCGTGGAACTACCCGCTGTACCTGTGCATGGGCCCGCTGGTCGGGGCCCTGGCCGCCGGCAACCGGGTGATGCTCAAGCTCAGCGAATCCACCCCGGCCACCGGCCAGCTGCTCAAGCAACTGCTGGCGCGGGTGTTCCCCGAGGACCTGGTGTGCGTAGTGCTGGGCGAAGCCGAAGTGGGCATGGCGTTTTCCAAGCTGCGTTTCGATCACCTGCTGTTCACCGGCGCCACCAGCATCGGCAAGCACGTGATGCGCGCCGCCGCGGAAAACCTGACTCCGGTGACGCTTGAACTGGGCGGCAAGTCCCCGGCCATCGTGTCCCACAGCGTGCCGCTCAAGGACGCCGCCGAACGCATCGCCTTCGGCAAGACCCTGAACGCCGGGCAGACCTGCGTCGCCCCGGACTACGTGCTGGTGCCGGAAGAACGGGTCGGCGCCTTTGTCGAAGCCTATCGCCAGGTGGTCCGCGGCTTCTTCCCGACCCTGGCGGACAACCCCGACTACACCGCGATCATCAACCAGCGCCAGTTGAACCGGCTCAACGGCTACCTGAGCGATGCCACCAGCAAGGGCGCGCTGCTGGTGCCGCTGTTCGAGCAGAGCCAGGAACGCCGCCTGGGCCACAGCCTGCTGCTCAACGTCACGGACGACATGAGCGTGATGCAGGACGAGATCTTCGGCCCGATCCTGCCAATCGTGCCCTACAAGACCCTGGACCAGGCCTTGGCCTACATCACCCAGCGCCCGCGCCCGCTGGCGCTGTACTACTTCGGCTACGACAAGGCCGAACAACAGCGGGTGCTCAACGAAACCCACTCCGGCGGCGTGTGCCTGAACGACACCCTGCTGCATGTGGCCCAGGACGACCTGCCGTTTGGCGGCATCGGCCCGTCCGGCATGGGCCACTACCACGGGCATGAAGGCTTCCTGACCTTCAGCAAGGCCAAGGGCGTGTTCATCAAGCAGCGCTTCAATGCCGCGCGCCTGATCTACCCGCCGTATGGCAAATCGATCCAGAAACTCATCCAGAAGCTGTTCATTCGTTAA